In the Tindallia magadiensis genome, GTAAAAAAAGGCTTGAAACTGATGGTTGAAAACAGAGTAGATACGTTGATCGCTTTAGGTGGTGGATCGGTTATTGATGCGGCAAAAGCCATGATGTACTTTTGTATCAAATCAAAAGAAATGCTGGTGGATAAAGACGCCATTCATAAGCCTCGATTCATTGCCATTCCCACTACGAGTGGAACAGGTTCGGAAGTTACTTCCTTTTCGGTTATTACAGATGAGGAAACTCAGACAAAAGTAGCTTTAACAGATCCGTTGATGCTGCCAGATATAGCGATCTTGGATGCCACCCTGACCCTTAGTGTTCCACCGGCCGTAACAGCCGACACTGGAATGGATGTGATCACCCACGCCTTAGAAGCTTATATGGCAAAAAGAGCCAGCGAGTTCTCGCAGGTATATGCGGAAAAATCCCTTCTTGTAGCTTTTGACTACTTAGTGAAGGCATATCAGGATGGAAGCGACAGGGAAGCCCGGCAAAAAATGCATGAAGCTTCTTGCATGGCTGGTCTGGCGTTTACGAATGCTGGACTGGGAATTAATCACAGCCTGGCTCATGCCATTGGCGGCAGGTTTAAAATTAGCCATGGACGGGCCAATGCCATTCTGTTACCTCATATCATTGCCTATAATGCCGGTTTGACAGATAAAGAACTGACAGCGGAAGGGGAAGCCTACGGAAAATTGGCGACTCAATTAGGAATACCGGATATCGATGCAAAAAATAAAGTAAAAGCATTAGTTAGAATTGTCGAGAGGTATCGGAAGGAATTGAAAATAGAGGATTCTTTCCGCAGTTATGGAATCGATGAAAATGAATATAAAAGAGCCGTGGAATCAATGGCGGCGATAGCGCTAAAAGATGTTTGCACCAACGATAATCCAAGGGAAGTGACACAGAAGGAGCTGGAAATTTTGTTGCTCCAAAGTTACTCAGGAGAACTAGAAATATAAAAACAGTTAAAACTATCCTGGTGATAGTTTTAACTGTTTTTTGGTGGAAAAACAATGAATATGATATAATTTTAGATGAAAGCGTAAAGCTGAAATAATGATCAAAGATCGATTAAACAGGAGGGAATGGAATGGCAGATTTTTTTAAGAAACTAAGAAAAGAAATGGATGAGGGCGTAACCATCGCCAGTGTAAAGTCAAAAAACTTGATAGAAACAACAAAAATACGGAATCGAATTTCAAGCTTGCAAGGACAAAAGGAATCCCGGTTAAACGAACTAGGCGTTCAATATTACCGAGGCTGGTCAATGGAAGAAATTCAGACGGAAGATGTTCAAAACCGACTGCAAACCATCTGTGAAAACATTAAGGCCATTGATCAGGAAATTCAATTGAAAGAAGAAGAGATCGAAAAGATACATAAAGAAGAGCAGGACTTAATGAATCGAAAAAAACCTCAATTATGTAAATGTGGACAAAACATTAATCCAGAAGCTCTCTTTTGTAATCATTGTGGCGCTAAGGTGGAGGAAGTCTTAAAAAAGAATGGGGCCGGAGAAGAAAGTAAGAGCGAACTTGCTGAATGCAGTTGCGGCAAAACGATTAGAGAAGGAACTAAGTTTTGTGGTGGTTGTGGAAACAATGTAGAGCATCTTTTTAACTCTTCCGATCAAAAGGAGGATTAAAATGAATCAGTATAAAAAGATCTCTCCATCCTTATTGGGTCTTGTGTTGATTTGTTTTTTACTGCCCTTTATCACTGTCTCTTGTGAAGGCGAAACCATTGCCCGCCTATCAGGCGTTGAATTAATGACTGGATCTCAGGTAGGAACTGGATTTGCAGCGGAAAGAGTAGAATCTAGTCCGGAAATAGTAGTAACAGCGATCCTGGTAGTGGCAGGTTTAATAACGGCGATTTTAAAAAAATACCTATTTGCTGGGATTGCTAGCGGCATAGGCGTCATTTCATTACTAATGTTTCGGTCTCGTGTCAATGAAAGTGCCATGCAATTTTATCCAGCCATTGTAAGGCTGAGAATTGGATATTGGCTTGCTTTGTTGCTGTTAATAGGAGCTGCTGGTGTTTACTTGTATTATCATTTTACAGACAAAAATCAAAGCAGGAAGATTGATGAGAAGAAAGAAGTGAATCCTATCAATGCATCAAAGGTATTCTGCACTCAATGCGGAAGTCAGCAAGAAGCAACCGATATCTTCTGCACCAGTTGCGGAGCCAAAAGAGAAGCGTAAAAAAGCCCTGCCTTTGGAGTTATCCAATAGCAGGGCTTCTATGTTGCTGCAATCAATACAGCTTAATAAATCGTTAACATATTGTATTACTGAGCAAGTGCATCTTCCACAGCATCTAAAAGACCTTGGCTTGATCCGGTAGCTCCGGAAACCACGTCAATATCTTCTGTGCCTTGGTTTTCGATGATTTTGCCGATAACAGCATCAAAAGCACCGTCAGCAATACCTGGAGTGTCTGAAGACTCAATTACTTCGATGCTTTGAATCTCATCTTCCAGCATTTCAACTTCAACCGTGATCGTACCGGCATAACCTTCGCCAGAACCTGTTAAGGTATGAGGCTCTGCAGCAGGTGCTTCTTCTTCTGTGCTTGTATCCCCACAACCGGTTACGGTAAAAGCAAGAAGCAATGCAAACAAGATAGCCATACCTGTTTTGAATGATTTACTTTGAATCAATGACATCATTTTCTTAGTACCTCCTAAAAATACCTACAGAATGATTTTTACTGTGCAGCGGACTGTCCAGCAATTCGACCAAATACAATAAGGTCTGTTAATGCGTTTCCACCTAGACGGTTTCCACCATGGATTCCACCAGTGATTTCACCAGCTGCAAATAATCCTGGGATTGCTTCGCCATCTTCGTTTAATACTTCTGCATTAGCTGAAATGTGTAAGCCACCCATTGTATGATGTACCGCTGGACCAACTTCGATCAGATAGAAAGATGGACTTTCTAAACCAGTAGGCATGTCGCTTCTTCCGAAAGCTTCGTCAGATCCAGAAGCAACCGCTTCGTTATAACTGTCTACCGTTGCTTGTAATACGTCGATATCCATTTCCATCTTTTCAGCCAATTCTTCTAAGCTTTCTGCTTCAATTACTAAATCTCTTTCGATATAACCTTCGATGGCACTTAAACTCTCACGAACATCTTCATCAAAGAATAAGAAACCAGTTTGTCCTTCTTGCTCTAAAGTAGCGGCTGATACTACGTCTCTAGTACCCATTTCATCAACAAATCGTTCACCAGAACGGTTGATTAAGATAGCACCATTACCACGAACAGCTTCTGTAATCATATAACCAATTTCTGGAACAACCGTTGGATGTGTTTGAATTTCAACCATATCCACTAAAGCAGCCCCGATTTCTTGAGCCATCGTGATTCCTTCGCCAGTAGCTCCCGGATGATTCGTTGTTCCAAAACCTTCTAGACCTTCATCTAAATCAGCGATCATGGTTGCATTAGCACCAAATCCGCCAGTTGCTAAAATAACAGCGTCTGCAAAAATAGAATAAGTCTCACCATTTTCTGCTTCTACAAGCACTCCGTTT is a window encoding:
- a CDS encoding 1-propanol dehydrogenase PduQ, with amino-acid sequence MKAFGMKTEIVSGINALAHVKTMPSKKVFLVTDETMVSIGVARQLEDHLKSAGTPYYLFQEVEANPKVETVKKGLKLMVENRVDTLIALGGGSVIDAAKAMMYFCIKSKEMLVDKDAIHKPRFIAIPTTSGTGSEVTSFSVITDEETQTKVALTDPLMLPDIAILDATLTLSVPPAVTADTGMDVITHALEAYMAKRASEFSQVYAEKSLLVAFDYLVKAYQDGSDREARQKMHEASCMAGLAFTNAGLGINHSLAHAIGGRFKISHGRANAILLPHIIAYNAGLTDKELTAEGEAYGKLATQLGIPDIDAKNKVKALVRIVERYRKELKIEDSFRSYGIDENEYKRAVESMAAIALKDVCTNDNPREVTQKELEILLLQSYSGELEI
- a CDS encoding zinc ribbon domain-containing protein, whose amino-acid sequence is MADFFKKLRKEMDEGVTIASVKSKNLIETTKIRNRISSLQGQKESRLNELGVQYYRGWSMEEIQTEDVQNRLQTICENIKAIDQEIQLKEEEIEKIHKEEQDLMNRKKPQLCKCGQNINPEALFCNHCGAKVEEVLKKNGAGEESKSELAECSCGKTIREGTKFCGGCGNNVEHLFNSSDQKED
- a CDS encoding zinc ribbon domain-containing protein, which gives rise to MNQYKKISPSLLGLVLICFLLPFITVSCEGETIARLSGVELMTGSQVGTGFAAERVESSPEIVVTAILVVAGLITAILKKYLFAGIASGIGVISLLMFRSRVNESAMQFYPAIVRLRIGYWLALLLLIGAAGVYLYYHFTDKNQSRKIDEKKEVNPINASKVFCTQCGSQQEATDIFCTSCGAKREA
- a CDS encoding FMN-binding protein, with product MMSLIQSKSFKTGMAILFALLLAFTVTGCGDTSTEEEAPAAEPHTLTGSGEGYAGTITVEVEMLEDEIQSIEVIESSDTPGIADGAFDAVIGKIIENQGTEDIDVVSGATGSSQGLLDAVEDALAQ
- a CDS encoding flavocytochrome c is translated as MIKKHKKWFSLLLTLLLTLSIFTGCGSTADDEAEEVAEEATEEAVAEDFTDLTTDVLVVGAGGAGLAAAIEASDAGKDVIVIEKMPMAGGNTLRATGGLNAAGTSSQEALDIEDDASIHYEDTMTGGYELNDPELLEILTSQAAPAVEWLIELGADLSDVGRLGGSSNNRTHRPTGGAPVGGHLVQVLQEASQERGVEILLNTTAVELLIEDDAVNGVLVEAENGETYSIFADAVILATGGFGANATMIADLDEGLEGFGTTNHPGATGEGITMAQEIGAALVDMVEIQTHPTVVPEIGYMITEAVRGNGAILINRSGERFVDEMGTRDVVSAATLEQEGQTGFLFFDEDVRESLSAIEGYIERDLVIEAESLEELAEKMEMDIDVLQATVDSYNEAVASGSDEAFGRSDMPTGLESPSFYLIEVGPAVHHTMGGLHISANAEVLNEDGEAIPGLFAAGEITGGIHGGNRLGGNALTDLIVFGRIAGQSAAQ